The following DNA comes from Fundulus heteroclitus isolate FHET01 chromosome 1, MU-UCD_Fhet_4.1, whole genome shotgun sequence.
GCCAAAATACTAATTTGTATGACTCTGGTTCTTGCAACAGCGGCTCCCACTACTATGCCTCTGGGGCACACCAGTAGGCTTTGTTTCGAGTTGAAATATTTGCTTAGTTGAAACCATTTGTTGAGTTTTAATTGGCTATTTCCTTCATGCCGAACAGGAGGAGTTTCCAGTCCATCGGTGAGAAGTAATGCGGCGCTCTTCCTCTGTTCCCTCAGTGCACACAGTTGGCCTGTAAGGCTGTAGTTCGGTAAAAGCCTTCAGTATGACCCTTTCACCGGCAATCAGCTCTTGGCTCAGGGACATTCTTCTAAACTAGTTGCAATCTGTCTGGCTTCGTGTTCAAGCTACAGCGAAGCAAAACGGAGCTTGTTTTAGTGAAACCGGATTTCTAACATTCAGAGAAAATCCTGTTTTACGTTGTTTTCTAGATCTGTTAAACAATTCGCTTTGTCCCAGTCTCCAGTATGTAACTTCCTGTTCCCTGCTGAAGAAGCATATCCCCACATCACCATTTCAGCacagggatggtgtgttcaggctgATATAAAGTGTTTCCCAACACACACTGTTTTCATAGGGGGTAAAAACTTACATTTTGACCAGGGCCTGTAAATACCCCTTAAATCTATGGGCCTCTGTCagcaatagattttttttgttgtacttCCCTCTCTTCCCCGAAGGACGGTTGTGGAGTCCATGGTTAGTTCTCCTATTGGCGGTATCAGAGGAAAGGGGGCATGTGTCGTTTTCCGTCCACATGATAATCGCGCTCTGCTTTGTGTTTAATAATGAAGAGCGCTGGCAGATGTTCAAagttgtaatgtaacaaaatgaaaACGGCCAAGGAATGCTTCTGGTGCAAGATGTTGAAACTAGAGAAGCAGAAGCCCTAACACGGTTGTCCTGTTTGCAGAACATCTGATGGTACTGACGGTTGATTTTAAACCAGCGTGTGATTTATATTTCTCTTCCCCTTCCTCTGGGCAGTCCCTAGAAACACGACGGAGAAGTCACGATACGACACGTCCCTAAACCTGACCACCAAGCGCTTTCTCAACCTGCTGTCGCAGTCGGCCGACGGCGTGGTGGACCTGAACTGGGCCTCCCAGGTGCTGGATGTCCAGAAGAGGCGCATTTATGATATCACCAACGTCCTGGAGGGAATCCAGCTCATCTCCAAGAAGTCCAAGAACAACATCCAGTGGCTGTGGGTATCAACAACGGTAGACTGGGGCCGGATCAAAACGTTACTCGCCGCTTATCTGTGCGACCTTCTTCTGCAGCGGCAACCGAATCGACGCCAGCCTGGTTTCGCGGCACGAGGAGCTGCAGCGGGAGGTGTGTGACCTGACGGAGGCCGAGGAGCAGCTGGACGACCTCATCTCTAAATGCACCCTGCAGCTCCGGCTGCTCACGGAGGACCCACAGAACAAGAAATATCCTTTCGACCCGTTTAGCCAAAGGCTGAACTGGTCGGGCGGCCTTGTTGTAAACCCGCAGAAACATCCGTGCCCCTTTTCCACACCTGGTCCCGTTGCCACAGCAACAAACCTCTGTGTgttctgttttgatttaaaagtTACATTCAAACTAAAAGTGCATTCATGTTTGGATTTCATGTTAGGAGGCCGACGGGAGCTACTGCCTAGTGTGTAGACGGAAAGCAATGCTTGGCTTTCAGGATCTTTCTGCTTCGCTGTCTACCAGCTTCACACGTCTAGAAACCGAGATTTTCTGCACGTCAGCTCTGGCTCAGTCGAGCTCATttagatttagatctggactttgactcaCTGTACCACTACGTGAATGCACTTTGACCCAAACCATCCCACTGTCACTCTGGGGCGTTTTCCATGCTGTCCCGTTTCAACGCTTGAGGTTGAAACGTGACAAACGGTGACTGCGCTGGTTTAGTCCAAAGGGAATAATTCAGCCCTGATGGTAATGAAGGGATCAGGTTCACCAAATGCGTGTTGGAGGCTGGCTTTGTGATGATGAGCCAAAAACACGAGCCCTCGTTCTGTCGCCGTTTTTACTCTGCAATCTAAGCCAAATCACCTCAGTGTGTTGAAGCAGCGCTTTGTTCTTTAACGGCTGTGTTCAGCACGCTGGGTTACGTGCGCTGTCAGGACCTAAGGCAGTCGTTCGACTCCCCCGACCAGCTGGTCATGGTGGTCCGAGCTCCTCCTGAGACCCAGATGCAAGTCACGGAGTCGACTGAGGTGAGGCCGGTGGAAACGGGTCTCTCAGCCTTTTGGGAAGTGCGCCCTGACTTGACAGCGCTCCTTCGTGTGCCCGTCTCTCCCCAGGGCTACCACGTGTCGCTCAAGAGCACCCAGGGTCCAATAGACGTCTTCCTCTGTCCGGAGGACAGCTCGGGCGTGTGCAGCCCCGTGACGAGGGGAAGCCCCTCGCAAAGCAACGCCGACCCCTCCCGCGCCACGCCCCCCGCGCAACCCGCCGAGCAGCCGCGGGCCCGGACCGGCACGCCGGCCCTGGATGTGGGCCTGTCGTCCCCGGCGTCCACCGCATCCACGGCAACAGCGGCCTCCCAGCAGGAGGCGTCGCCGCTGGTGTTGGGTGGGGACTCAGGTGAGTGTTCACATGCAGAAATAAATCTGcctttaattcagagctgcagtTAAAGTGATGCTTTTGctttcagtcagtcagtcagtggggggggggctaaTGAGGAAACACAGCTGGGTTAGTGGGGAGGAGATGGTGGAGGTGGACAAGGAAGCACAGCTACTTCAACCCGGATAAGTGATGATAACTAAAGCCGCTAGTAAGAAACAAATAAAGGTCAACTGAGATCTTTAGGTTTAGTTgagatatttatttaaaattcaatatAAAGTCAAAGTATCAAAAATGCGACAGTGAAACAGCTGCAGTGAACTTAAAAGTTCTGTGACTAAAATTCAGCCAAACCGTCCaaagtttgcttttttaaaaaacgttTTAGCTGCTTTCTGGTTGCCAGGAAGTTTGTTCCACAGGCGAGCGACAACAAAACGTTCTCTCTGCAGGTTTTTGTTCTCGCCTTTAATATCATCAAGTTCCTCTTTCAGGAGGAATCTAGATGGGAAGGATGAAAAATACCGcagttgatttatttgttttgcctGTCTGGATAATTATAGAAATGAGAAACCTGATCACCTTTATTCCTTAGAAatccagatttttctttttcatgataataagatgaatagtaCAGCACTGTCTTTATCAGTGATATATTTGCCAGCAGAAAATTCAGCCCAAAACAGCAACGTTATTGCATGCTGCACGTTTTCCTGAGCAAGTGCAGGCTTAGTCTTTACACTGATTTATATTTAGGTGACTTTGTTTTTATCTAATCTACCAGACTGCAGTTTGATAATTGATTGTTTGGGAGGTTTACTGACAAAGAGCAAACTAATAAATTCACACTCTTGGAGAAAGACCTCTCAGGGGTTTCAACTGGACATTTGGTTCTGAAACGGGCTCTGAGGACGGGTCCTTCTCCACCCTGCCAGATGAGAAGCTATGGAAGTTGGTTCCACAATTAATGGGATAAGTCAATATTATAAAGACATCTGGGTTGTGTTTAATACTCAAATATCCAGAATACTTAAAAAAGGGTAGAAAGTATTCCTTAATTCCAGCCTGGGAAGGTATGGAGTTTTAAATGGATAATTAGCAGGAACCCTGTGAAGACGTGCATGAAAAAGACCAGATCTGATGTGGGGCTGACACCTggaatggcttttttttaaagggcctTAAAATCAACTCCAAAACATTCAGTGTAGTGACTTTAAATGGAGCGACATGAGTTCTTTCTGCTCTCCCTCAGCTGCTTTCTTTTCAGGGAGACCAGGCAGCAGAGTGTTGCAATAACTGGTAAAAACACGGGTTAAAAGTTTCTGTGTTGGACCGAAGGAGGAACCCTGACAATGTTTCTCAAGTGATCAAATCCGCTCTTACTAACACCTTTTATGTGAAGTCTAAAAGTTACACCAGAGTCGGATATGACAGCCAGGCTTTTTTAGCTGACCTGAAGGGTTTATTCCTGGCTCAGAGTTTTACTGTGGACCTTTCTTTCTGGTTGTTTTCTGTCATAAACACGTCGTTCTTCTCCTGATTGAGCTGATGGAAATTCTCAGCCATCCACGACTCTGTGTCTTTCAAAGCGGTGCTACAGCTCTCTCCGTTATTTAGGATTCGTCATTGAGTAGCTGCTCTGCTCCGATGGACTGCCTGGTCAGCATGCCAAGTGCTGCCATGTGATGAAAAACctacactgcacatcaccctgaactaTCGGTGCCTATAgggaaacacggtggtggcagcatcatgctgtgggatctttttcctcagcagggacagggaagctgttcAGAGAGCAAAACgtattcatgtgttaaaatgtccCAGTCAAAGCGGGAAACTTAAACTGAATTGTGATTCTG
Coding sequences within:
- the e2f1 gene encoding transcription factor E2F1 yields the protein MSDALITGQTSEDLLADFETLLNSGGIDLGADHQIVIITSPSGEGLHPAAVPSSTGEILLFATPQGPADVGAQDRRRPVLGRPPVKRKLDLDSDHQYVSTARPTTGQVPPSTPAPPRVPRNTTEKSRYDTSLNLTTKRFLNLLSQSADGVVDLNWASQVLDVQKRRIYDITNVLEGIQLISKKSKNNIQWLGNRIDASLVSRHEELQREVCDLTEAEEQLDDLISKCTLQLRLLTEDPQNKKLGYVRCQDLRQSFDSPDQLVMVVRAPPETQMQVTESTEGYHVSLKSTQGPIDVFLCPEDSSGVCSPVTRGSPSQSNADPSRATPPAQPAEQPRARTGTPALDVGLSSPASTASTATAASQQEASPLVLGGDSESLLGGDPFSSLGDIADFNLSPLSSPDLLHGEGLPFPLDSFINVSPPQSHDYHFGLEEHEGISELFDCDFGDLTNVLGDG